Within the Candidatus Rokuibacteriota bacterium genome, the region TGTGCGGCAAGGTTGGCCGGCCCGCGCCGAGCGATGAGGAGCTGGATCCCGCGTGACACGCGGGACTTCGCGGCGAACTCGCGGTGGCGCGCCCGCGCGTACGGCGCGAGAGCCCGAGCGGACAGATCGCCGCGAGTGAGCGCCGCGTGCGCCGTCTCGGCGAGGAGCTCCGCCGAGCGCAGCGCCGTGAAGAGCCCCTCGCCGGTGAAGGGATCGTAAAAGCCCGCCGCGTCACCCGCCAGAAGCACGCCGCCCACGCGAGCCTCGCCCACTCGATACGCCAGCGGCCCCATCGCCATGAGGCGGCCGGCGGGCTCCATGCCCGCGAGCCGCGGGGCCAGGTGGCGGAGCTGCTTGAGCCGCGCGCGGAAGAAGGTCTCGAGCCTGCCGCTCCACGGCGCGGCGTGGGCAAGCGGCACCACGAGGCCCAGGTTGACCAGTCCCGGCGCCACGGGGTTCAGGATCGCGTAGTCGGGCGGGTCGATGTAGATCTCGCCGCGATCGCCCAAGCCCTGGAGGCCGGCCACGTGCTGGATCAGCGCCATGCGGCGGAGCGGGTGCGGCCGCAAGAGCCCGAGGCTCGCCGCCACGACGGACGAGCGGCCGTCGGCGCCCACGACGAGCCGGGCGCGGATCTCGAGCTCCCGGCCATCCTCGTCCTGCGCCTTCACTCCCGCGACGTGTCCCGAGTCGCCCACGAGCCCCGTCACGCGGTGGCGCTCCCTCACGTCTACTGGCAAACTCTTCGCGCGCTCCACCAGGATCCGGTCGAGCACCTCGCGCGGGATCGCGAGCGCGTGGTCGCGATAGCCGCGCCACGGCCCGGATGTCGGATAGGCGCCGTCGAGCGCGGTGCCGTCGGGGGCGACGATCCTCATGCCGCGGAGCGGCTGCGCCCCCGCCTGGTCCACCGTCTTGAGCACGCCGAGCCTGTCGAGGATGCGCGAGGCCTCGGGAGAGAGGTACTCGCCGCAGATCTTCGGGCGCGGGAAGCCGGCCTTGTCGAGGAGCGCCACCGCCCAGCCGCGCTCGGCCAGCAGAATGGCGGCGGCCGCTCCTGCCGGCCCCGCGCCGACCACGACCACGTCGGCCGTCTTCATACCTTCGCTCTCACCGCGCACTGGCGGAGAAGCACGGCGTGATGGACGACCTTCACGTCGAAGAACCCAGCCTTCTGGCACAGCGCGGTGACCTCGGGAGGCGTGTAGGAGCGCAGGATGGACATCGGCCCGTCGTGTCGCGCCATCGCGCTCCGCGAGAATAGGCGCGTGAGAAGCCAGACGAGACGATGGGCCGCGCGCCCGCGCACGAGATCGTTGACCACCCAGCCGAGCCGCGCTGCGGCATCCATCTCTGCCAGGTAGCGTGTCGCCTCCTCCGGCTGGAGATGGTGGAGGGTCAGCGCCGAGATGACCAGGTCCACCGACCCGGGTCGAACTGGGAGCGCGAGAGCGTCGCCCTGGATGAGCGTGATCTCGGGATACGCGGCCGCGTAGCCGCGGGCGTACTTGAGCGTGGCGTTGTCGCGGTCGAGGGCGAGCACGCGGATGCGCCGTCCCGTGCGCCGCGCCCAGCGGACCAGCGCCACCGGGATGTCCGCCGCGCCCGCGCCCACGTCGAGCACCGTGACCGGCCTGTCGGCGGGCAACGAGGCCAACAGGTCGCGCACATGGCGCAGCGTCAGCCGGCGTCCGCCGAAAAAACCGTTGAGCTGAGTGATGGCCTCGAGGGAGCCGGCGATGTCATCGAACGACGCGGGGCGGTCCATCATTTCGACCGCGTCGGCGTCGCGCTCGAGCGGCGTCGGTTTCAGGAAAGCCACGTCACCACCTCAGGAGGGCGCCCTCGGCGGCGAAGCCGGGGCCCAGCGCGATCATCAACCCCCAGTCGCCCGCCACCGGCTGCCCGGAGTTGAGCGTGTCCTCGAGCACGAAGACGACAGTCGCCGAGGACATGTTGCCGAAGCGCTTGAGCACGCGGCGCGAGTGGGCGACCTGCGAGTCGTCGAGGTCCAGGAGCCGCCGAGCCTGCTCGATCACACGGCGGCCGGCCGAGTGCAGCACGAAGTGGCGGACGTCTTCCTTCTTGAGCCCCTGCGAAACCATGAGGCTGTCGGCCATCTCCTTCATCATGGCGGCGCCGATCCGCCGCACTTCCTTGGACAGGACAACGCGCTGGCGGCCGCCGGGAAACTCGAAGCCCATCGCGGGCAGGTGCTCGGAGCGGAAGAGGCTCTGGTGGCCGACGATAGCGGGGCCCTCGCCTTCGCCGCTCACCGCGAGCGCCCCCGCGCCGTCGGCGAAGATGGCGTGCGCCACGGCGCTCTCGAGCCTGTCGTCGAAAAAGTAGGCCGCCGAGCAGATCTCGACGGCGACGACCACGGCGCGGTGACGCGGGAAGGCGTGGAGGTGGTTGACGGCCTGCTGGAGCGCGACCATGGCGCTGGCGCAGCCCGTGTCGCCCACGTGCACCCGCTGGATCGTGGACTTGAGACCGAGCTCGGCGATGAGATGCGCGTCCAGGCTGGGGCAGAGGCGTCCCGTGCACGTGGTCGTCGCGAGGAAGTCGACGTCGGCCGGGTCCCAGCCGGCGCGCTCGACGACGCGCCGCACGGCGTCCGCGCCCAGCTCGATGGCGCCCCTGCGGAAGCGCGCCTGCACCTCGTCCACGCTCTCGTCCGGCGTGAACGTCTCGGGGTCGAGGTAGAGGTGGCGGCCGTCGATCTGGCTGTTGGTGAAGAAGCCGGCGCGGAGCGCGTCGTCGTAACCCGCGATCCGCAAGAGCGTCGCCTGATCGAAGCGGTGGGGCGGCGTGGCGGTGGCGACGGCGACGATTTTCGGCGCGCCCATGGGCGGAAGGCTACACCCGGCCTCTTGCCATGTCCACCCAACGGGTGCTATCAACGGACGACCACCCACGAAAGGAGCCGTCCATGCCCCTCTTCTCGTTCGAAGGCAAGTCGCCGCGTGTGCATCCCACGGCCTTCATCGCCCCGACCGCGTGCCTGATCGGCGATGTCACCGTGGAGGAGAACGCCTCGGTCTGGTACAACGCCGTCGTGCGCGCGGACTTCTCGCCGATCATCATCAGGCGCGGTGCCAACGTCCAGGACTGCTCCGTGATCCACGTCACGCCGGCCGGCGGCAGCGACATCGGCCCCGGCGCGACGGTCGGCCACCTCTGCCTGGTCCACGCGGCGACGCTGGGAGAGGAATGCCTGGTTGGCAACGGCTCGACGGTCCTCGACGGCGCCAAGATCGGCGTGCGCGCCATGATCGGCGCGGGCTCGCTCCTCACGCCGGGGACCGAGATCCCCGACGGGATGCTGGCGCTGGGCTCGCCCTGCAAGGTCAAGGGCCCGCTGGCGGGAACGCCCGCGGAGCGCTGGGTGGCGATCAATCCCGCCGGCTACCAGGCCCTCGCCCAGCGGCACCGCACGGGCCTCAAGCCCGTTTGACGGTGGCGCGCCACTCCCTCGCGCGGCGTCTCTGGCGCCGTCTCCTGCTGTTGGGCGCGCTCGCGCTCGCCGCCTGGGTCGGCTGGGAGGCCGCGACTTGGCCGGACGTGAAAGCGCTCGCGACCCGCCCGCCCGCGACCACGGCCTTCATCGAGCGCCACAAGGAGATCCAGCGCGCGGCGGGACGAACCGCGCAGGTCGCGATCCGCTGGACTCCCTACTCCTCCATCTCGCCCGACATCAAGCGCGCCGTCCTCGTCGCGGAGGACATCAACTTCTTCTCCCACCGCGGCTTCGACTGGGGCGAGGTCAAGGTCGCGGTCGAAGGAGCCCTGCACGACGGCGAAGCCCCGCGCGGCGCCTCGACCATCACCCAGCAGCTCGTCAAGAACCTCTGGCTGTCGCCGAGCCGCAATCCGCTACGGAAAGTGAAGGAGGCCATCCTGACTTGGCAGCTCGAGCGCACGCTCGGCAAGCGGCGCATCCTCGAGGTCTACTTGAACGTGGCCGAATTCGGTCCCGGCATCTACGGCGTGGGCGCCGCGGCGCAGGCGTACTTCGGGAAGGCCCCGGCGGATCTCGGCGAGGGGGACGCGTCACTGCTCGCGGCCTCGCTCCCCCGGCCGGCCTTGTGGCACCCTGGCAGCAGGAGCCAGGCCTACCAGCGCTACGCCGCCGCCATCCGCGCCCGGATGGACAAGGCCGACTTCCTCCGCAAGCAGATCTGACGCTCCGCTTGCGGCGGTGAGCATGCGCGGCTATGCTCCTAGCAGCGCACCAAGAGAAACAGACCAAAGGAGCCGTCATGAACAAGACCTATCGCATCGCCGTGATCCCCGGCGACGGCATCGGCAAAGAGGTGATGCCCGAGGGGGTGCGCGCGCTCGACGCCGCCGCGCGCAAGTGCGGCTTCACGCTCACGCTCGATCACTTCGACTGGAACTCTGACCGGCTGGTGAAGACCGGCCAGTGGATGCCCGAGAACTGGAAGGAGCTCGTCGGCGGCCACGACGCGATCTACTTCGGCGCGGCGGGCTGGCCCGCGCTCGTGCCCGACCACGTGTCGCTGTGGAGCTCGCTCATCAAGTTCCGCCGCGATTTCGACCAGTACGTCAACCTGCGCCCGGTCAAGCTCATGCCCGGCATCCCCTGCCCGCTCGCGGGCCGCAAGCCCGGCGACATCGACTACTTCGTGGTCCGCGAGAACACCGAGGGCGAGTACTCCTCGGTGGGCGGCCGGATGTTCGAGGGCACCGACCGCGAGTTCGTCACGCAGCAGTCCTGCTTCACCCGGACGGGCGTCGACCGCATCATGAAGTTCGCCTTCGAGCTGGCGATGACGCGCCCGAGAAAGCAGGTCACGTCGGCGACCAAGTCCAACGGCATCTCGATCACCATGCCCTACTGGGACGAGCGCTTCGCGGCGATGGGCAAGCAGTATCCGCAGGTGAAGACCGACCAGTACCACATCGACGGCCTGACCATCCAGATGGTGCTCAACCCCCAGCGCTTCGACGTGATCGTCGCCTCGAATCTCTTCGGCGACATCCTCTCCGACCTCGGCCCCGCGACCGCCGGCACCATCGGCATCGCGCCGTCGGCCAACATGAACCCGGAGCGCGCGTTCCCCTCGCTCTTTGAGCCCGTGCACGGCTCGGCGCCGGACATCTATGGCAAGGCGATCGCCAACCCGATCGGGCAGATCTGGTCGGGCGCGATGATGTTGGATTTCCTCGGCGAGCAGGCCGCGGCAGCGGCCATCGTGCGGGCGATCGAGAGCGTGCTGGAGCCCGGCTCCGACGCGCCGCGCACCCCCGACATCGGCGGCAAGGCGCGGACGGCGGACCTCGGCAAGGCGATCGCGGAGGCCGTGTAGCGGCCGCCCGCCTCGCGCCGCGACTCCTACCGCCCGGTGAACTTCGGCGGGCGCTTGTCCTTGAAGGCCTGGACGCCTTCCTTGTGGTCGGACGTCTGGCGCACCAGCCCCATGTGCGACGACACGAGGTCGAGGTGCGTGCGCAGGTCGAGGCGCATGGACTGGTAGACCAGCCTCTTGATCATCCTTATAGGTATCTGCGGCCCGTCGGCGATCTGGCGCGCGAGCGCGTAGGTCTCCTCCGCCAGCTTCTCGGCCGCGACGACGCGGTTGACGATGCCGAGCTCGAGCGCCTTGGGCGCCTCGATGAAGTCGGCGGTCCAGAGCAGCTCGAGCGCCTTGGCCGTGCCGATGAGGCGCGGCAGGAAATACGTGTCGCCGTCGCCGGGCACGAGGCCGACGCGGACGTAGCCCGTCGAGAAGCGCGCGGTGTCGGCGGCGATGCGCAGGTCGCACATCACCGACATGCCCATGCCGGCGCCCACCGCCACGCCGTTGATCATCGCGATGACGGGCTTGTCCATCTGCTCGAGCGCCTTGGGCACGCGGTGGATGCCCTCCCAGAGCTGGTTTTTGTGGTCGAGCGGCGTGGGCTCGCCCTCGCCCATGCGCGTCACGTCGCCGCCCGCGCAGAACGCCTTGCCTGAGCCCGTCACCACGACCACGTTGACGCCGGGGTCGCGCTGGGCCTCGTTGAGCGCCCAGGCCCAGCGGTCGATCATGGGCCCCGTGAAGGCGTTCATCTTGTCCGGGCGGTTGAGCGTGAGCGTAGCGATCTTGTCCTTGACGTCGTAGAGCAGCTCGTCGGTCTGGGCGGCCATGGGTCTCCTCGGTTCGATATCAGTCCTTGGGAAGTCCGAGCACCCGCTCGCCCAGGATGTTGCGGAGGATCTCCGAGGTGCCGGCGCGGATGCCGCTGCCGCGCGCGAGCAGCGCGTAAAACTCCCACTGGCCGTCGTCGGGGGCGAGCGCGCTCGGCGCGGCGATCTGCGAGTACGGGCCGATGACCTCGGTGGCGACGTCGGCCAGCTCCTGGTCCACCTGACTCCAGAAGAGCTTGGAGGTTGAGCCCTCCGGGCCCGGGTGCGCGCCCTGGAGAATCCTCGTCAGGCTCCGGTAGCCGTTGAGCTGCAGGCAGCGCTCGGCGACCTGGAGGCCCGCGATCTTCTGTCTCAGCACCGGGTCCTTGGAGGCCGGCCTGCCGTTCCGCATCGTTCGCTTCGAGAGCGCGATCAGGCGCTCGAGCGCCGTGCGCAGGCTGATGTGGCGGATCATGGTCAAGACATCGCGCTCGTGGGCCAGCGTCGTGATAGCCACGCCCCACCCCTCGTTGACCTTGCCGACGACGTTCGAGGCCGGCACGCGCACGTTCTCGAGGAAGACCTCGTTGAACTCGGCCTCGCCCGTGATCTGCCGGAGCGGCCGGATGGAGATGCCCGGCGTCTTCATGTCCACGAGGATGAAGCTGATGCCCTTGTGCTTGGCGGCGCTGGGATCCGTGCGGACCAGGAAAAACCCCCACTCCGAGACGTGCGCCATGCTCGTCCAGACCTTCTGGCCGTTGATGACGTACGAGTCACCGTCGAGGACGGCGCGCGTCTGGAGATTGGCCAGATCGCTGCCGGCGTTGGGCTCGGAGAAGCCCTGGCACCAGATCTCCTCGGCGTTCAGGATCTTGCCGAGGTGACGCGCCTTCTGCGCGGCCGTGCCGTGGGTCATGATCGTCGGGCCGAGCATGGAGATGCCGCTGCGGTTGACCGGCGGCGGCGCCTCGGCCCGCGACATCTCCTCGTAGAGGATGATCTGCTCCATGATCGAGACACCGCGGCCGCCGTACTCGGCGGGCCAGTCGAGGCCGACGTAGCCCGCTTTGTGCAATGTCCGCTGCCACTCGCGCAACCGGTCCACTTCCTGCCGGTCGGCGCGCGAGGCGGCGAAGCCCTTGCCTTTCAAATCGGCGGGGACGTTCTCGGCGAGCCAGGCGCGGGCCTCGGCGCGGAAGCGCTGCTGCTCTGGCGTGAAGTCGAAGTCCATTACATCCCCCTCACCCTACCCTCTCCCCAGAGGGGAGAGGGGG harbors:
- the mtgA gene encoding monofunctional biosynthetic peptidoglycan transglycosylase, whose protein sequence is MARHSLARRLWRRLLLLGALALAAWVGWEAATWPDVKALATRPPATTAFIERHKEIQRAAGRTAQVAIRWTPYSSISPDIKRAVLVAEDINFFSHRGFDWGEVKVAVEGALHDGEAPRGASTITQQLVKNLWLSPSRNPLRKVKEAILTWQLERTLGKRRILEVYLNVAEFGPGIYGVGAAAQAYFGKAPADLGEGDASLLAASLPRPALWHPGSRSQAYQRYAAAIRARMDKADFLRKQI
- a CDS encoding acyl-CoA dehydrogenase family protein; protein product: MDFDFTPEQQRFRAEARAWLAENVPADLKGKGFAASRADRQEVDRLREWQRTLHKAGYVGLDWPAEYGGRGVSIMEQIILYEEMSRAEAPPPVNRSGISMLGPTIMTHGTAAQKARHLGKILNAEEIWCQGFSEPNAGSDLANLQTRAVLDGDSYVINGQKVWTSMAHVSEWGFFLVRTDPSAAKHKGISFILVDMKTPGISIRPLRQITGEAEFNEVFLENVRVPASNVVGKVNEGWGVAITTLAHERDVLTMIRHISLRTALERLIALSKRTMRNGRPASKDPVLRQKIAGLQVAERCLQLNGYRSLTRILQGAHPGPEGSTSKLFWSQVDQELADVATEVIGPYSQIAAPSALAPDDGQWEFYALLARGSGIRAGTSEILRNILGERVLGLPKD
- a CDS encoding NAD(P)/FAD-dependent oxidoreductase, producing the protein MKTADVVVVGAGPAGAAAAILLAERGWAVALLDKAGFPRPKICGEYLSPEASRILDRLGVLKTVDQAGAQPLRGMRIVAPDGTALDGAYPTSGPWRGYRDHALAIPREVLDRILVERAKSLPVDVRERHRVTGLVGDSGHVAGVKAQDEDGRELEIRARLVVGADGRSSVVAASLGLLRPHPLRRMALIQHVAGLQGLGDRGEIYIDPPDYAILNPVAPGLVNLGLVVPLAHAAPWSGRLETFFRARLKQLRHLAPRLAGMEPAGRLMAMGPLAYRVGEARVGGVLLAGDAAGFYDPFTGEGLFTALRSAELLAETAHAALTRGDLSARALAPYARARHREFAAKSRVSRGIQLLIARRGPANLAAHALARRPALLGVLMGVIGDFVPPRELFRQAIRRPR
- a CDS encoding gamma carbonic anhydrase family protein → MPLFSFEGKSPRVHPTAFIAPTACLIGDVTVEENASVWYNAVVRADFSPIIIRRGANVQDCSVIHVTPAGGSDIGPGATVGHLCLVHAATLGEECLVGNGSTVLDGAKIGVRAMIGAGSLLTPGTEIPDGMLALGSPCKVKGPLAGTPAERWVAINPAGYQALAQRHRTGLKPV
- a CDS encoding type III polyketide synthase; amino-acid sequence: MGAPKIVAVATATPPHRFDQATLLRIAGYDDALRAGFFTNSQIDGRHLYLDPETFTPDESVDEVQARFRRGAIELGADAVRRVVERAGWDPADVDFLATTTCTGRLCPSLDAHLIAELGLKSTIQRVHVGDTGCASAMVALQQAVNHLHAFPRHRAVVVAVEICSAAYFFDDRLESAVAHAIFADGAGALAVSGEGEGPAIVGHQSLFRSEHLPAMGFEFPGGRQRVVLSKEVRRIGAAMMKEMADSLMVSQGLKKEDVRHFVLHSAGRRVIEQARRLLDLDDSQVAHSRRVLKRFGNMSSATVVFVLEDTLNSGQPVAGDWGLMIALGPGFAAEGALLRW
- a CDS encoding methyltransferase domain-containing protein, yielding MAFLKPTPLERDADAVEMMDRPASFDDIAGSLEAITQLNGFFGGRRLTLRHVRDLLASLPADRPVTVLDVGAGAADIPVALVRWARRTGRRIRVLALDRDNATLKYARGYAAAYPEITLIQGDALALPVRPGSVDLVISALTLHHLQPEEATRYLAEMDAAARLGWVVNDLVRGRAAHRLVWLLTRLFSRSAMARHDGPMSILRSYTPPEVTALCQKAGFFDVKVVHHAVLLRQCAVRAKV
- a CDS encoding enoyl-CoA hydratase-related protein, which produces MAAQTDELLYDVKDKIATLTLNRPDKMNAFTGPMIDRWAWALNEAQRDPGVNVVVVTGSGKAFCAGGDVTRMGEGEPTPLDHKNQLWEGIHRVPKALEQMDKPVIAMINGVAVGAGMGMSVMCDLRIAADTARFSTGYVRVGLVPGDGDTYFLPRLIGTAKALELLWTADFIEAPKALELGIVNRVVAAEKLAEETYALARQIADGPQIPIRMIKRLVYQSMRLDLRTHLDLVSSHMGLVRQTSDHKEGVQAFKDKRPPKFTGR
- a CDS encoding tartrate dehydrogenase; this encodes MNKTYRIAVIPGDGIGKEVMPEGVRALDAAARKCGFTLTLDHFDWNSDRLVKTGQWMPENWKELVGGHDAIYFGAAGWPALVPDHVSLWSSLIKFRRDFDQYVNLRPVKLMPGIPCPLAGRKPGDIDYFVVRENTEGEYSSVGGRMFEGTDREFVTQQSCFTRTGVDRIMKFAFELAMTRPRKQVTSATKSNGISITMPYWDERFAAMGKQYPQVKTDQYHIDGLTIQMVLNPQRFDVIVASNLFGDILSDLGPATAGTIGIAPSANMNPERAFPSLFEPVHGSAPDIYGKAIANPIGQIWSGAMMLDFLGEQAAAAAIVRAIESVLEPGSDAPRTPDIGGKARTADLGKAIAEAV